From a region of the Alnus glutinosa chromosome 1, dhAlnGlut1.1, whole genome shotgun sequence genome:
- the LOC133858371 gene encoding mediator-associated protein 2: protein MDSDDEQGYKPPPEFQLEAKEPLIDLSSTDSTELWLIRLPPRKPLPGVDGQEVSLQLHHDGQSGSFEDKSGKVCDLSFVAQESNATVFLNSESESKIVGKISRLVSLIYEPEPEEIQKPNSNNLRHFQKSRGLSLTNSSRQFSTQSTMLRSSQLTSGHPASTHSSRQRSSLSEVGEPSKTPKRRRVHDSPGSVERSTQDSGRGHSAVTSSGGSSGRSHHHKSKKMKIVKNEE, encoded by the exons ATGGATTCTGACGATGAACAAGGTTACAAACCTCCTCCAGAATTTCAGTTAGAGGCCAAGGAACCACTCATCGATCTTAGTTCGACAGACTCCACAGAACTTTGGCTCATTCGGTTGCCACCTAGGAAACCA CTTCCTGGAGTGGATGGGCAGGAAGTTTCACTCCAGCTTCATCATGATGGACAGTCGGGCAGTTTTGAGGATAAATCGG GAAAAGTTTGTGATCTCAGCTTTGTGGCTCAAGAGTCAAATGCAACAGTTTTTCTTAACTCTGAATCAGAGTCAAAAATTG TTGGGAAGATTTCACGTCTCGTTTCCCTTATCTATGAGCCAGAGCCTGAAGAAATTCAAAAACCCAATTCCAACAATTTGAGACATTTTCAGAAATCTAGGGGATTGTCATTGACAAATTCTTCCCGACAATTTTCTACGCAAAGTACTATGCTTAGAAGCTCACAATTGACAAGTGGACATCCGGCTTCCACACATAGTAGCAGACAGAGAAGTTCCTTATCTGAAGTTGGGGAGCCATCAAAGACTCCAAAAAGAAGACGTGTGCATGATTCCCCTGGGTCTGTGGAGCGCTCTACTCAAGACTCAGGACGAGGTCATAGTGCAGTTACTTCATCAGGGGGGTCTTCCGGGCGTTCTCATCACCATAAatcaaagaagatgaagatagtTAAGAATGAGGAGTAA
- the LOC133863660 gene encoding sterol 14-demethylase codes for MDPDNKLFNMGLLIVATLVVAKLISALIIPRSRKRLPPVVKSWPVIGGLMRFLKGPIVMLREEYPKLGSVFTLSLVNKKITFFIGPEVSAHFFKAPESDLSQQEVYQFNVPTFGPGVVFDVDYSVRQEQFRFFTEALRVNQLKGYVNQMVTEAEDYFSKWGDSGEVDLKYELEHLIILTASRCLLGREVRDKLFDDVSALFHDLDNGMLPISVLFPYLPIPAHRRRDRARKKLAEIFANIIASRKSTGKSENDMLQSFIDSKYKDGRPTTEAEVTGLLIAALFAGQHTSSITSTWTGAYLLRHKEYLSAVLEEQKNLMGKHGNKVDHDILSEMDVLYRCIKEALRLHPPLIMLLRSSHSDFSVTTRDGKEYDIPKGHIVATSPAFANRLPHIFKDPERYDPDRFAIGREEDKAAGAFSYISFGGGRHGCLGEPFAYLQIKAIWSHLLRNFELELVSPFPEIDWNAMVVGVKGKVMVRYKRRELSVN; via the exons ATGGATCCGGATAACAAGTTGTTCAACATGGGTCTTCTCATTGTGGCCACTCTAGTGGTGGCCAAGCTCATTTCTGCGCTCATAATACCTAGATCGAGAAAACGTCTCCCCCCAGTTGTTAAGTCGTGGCCTGTGATCGGCGGGCTCATGCGCTTCCTAAAAGGTCCGATTGTGATGCTTAGGGAGGAGTACCCTAAGCTTGGGAGCGTATTCACATTGAGTCTGGttaacaagaaaattactttctTTATTGGTCCTGAGGTTTCGGCGCACTTCTTTAAAGCCCCCGAGTCTGATCTTAGCCAGCAGGAGGTTTACCAGTTCAATGTGCCAACTTTCGGCCCTGGAGTAGTATTTGATGTTGATTACTCGGTGCGGCAAGAACAGTTTCGGTTCTTCACAGAGGCCTTGAGGGTGAATCAGCTGAAGGGATATGTGAATCAGATGGTTACAGAAGCAGAG GACTACTTCTCAAAGTGGGGAGACAGTGGTGAGGTGGACCTAAAGTATGAGCTGGAGCATCTAATCATCTTGACAGCCAGTAGATGTCTCTTGGGTCGAGAAGTTCGTGATAAGCTCTTTGATGATGTTTCTGCTTTGTTCCATGACCTCGACAATGGAATGCTCCCTATTAGTGTTCTCTTCCCATACCTCCCCATTCCTGCTCACCGACGCCGTGACCGGGCCCGCAAGAAGCTTGCAGAGATCTTTGCAAACATCATAGCTTCCCGTAAAAGTACTGGCAAGTCAGAGAATGACATGCTGCAGAGCTTCATTGACTCAAAGTACAAAGATGGCCGCCCAACAACAGAGGCCGAGGTCACTGGCTTGCTTATTGCCGCTCTATTTGCTGGGCAGCACACCAGTTCCATCACCTCCACTTGGACTGGGGCTTATCTCCTTCGTCACAAGGAGTACCTATCTGCTGTGTTGGAGGAGCAGAAAAACCTGATGGGAAAGCATGGGAATAAGGTTGATCATGACATCTTGTCTGAGATGGACGTGCTATATAGGTGCATTAAGGAAGCCTTGAGGCTCCACCCTCCACTGATTATGCTGCTACGTAGCTCTCATAGTGATTTTAGTGTGACAACCCGAGATGGAAAAGAATATGACATCCCAAAGGGCCATATAGTTGCCACATCGCCAGCATTTGCAAACCGCCTTCCCCATATTTTTAAGGATCCAGAGAGGTATGATCCTGACAGATTTGCCATTGGGAGAGAAGAAGACAAGGCTGCTGGGGCATTCTCGTACATATCATTTGGAGGTGGCAGGCATGGTTGCCTTGGTGAGCCCTTTGCATACCTGCAGATAAAGGCAATATGGAGCCATTTGCTGAGGAACTTTGAGTTGGAGCTTGTATCACCTTTTCCTGAGATTGATTGGAATGCCATGGTTGTGGGTGTGAAAGGAAAGGTGATGGTGCGATACAAGAGGCGGGAGCTTTCTGTTAATTAA
- the LOC133863675 gene encoding peptidyl-prolyl cis-trans isomerase FKBP19, chloroplastic, producing MASISVFGSLPQSLTLSVTKAPTLRCCRPTTSVSLHETQIPNSSLCGNGTPTAVTERRKVVISTIGLLAGYWWKASIDGIAMASEFADMPAIRGKDYGKTKMRYPDYTETESGLQYKDLRAGNGPSPKMGETVVVDWDGYTIGYYGRIFEARNKTKGGSFEGDDKDFFKFRVGSHEVIPAFEEAVSGMALGGIRRIIVPPELGYPENDYNKSGPRPTTFSGQRALDFVLRNQGLIDKTLLFDIELLKIISN from the exons ATGGCGTCAATTTCAGTGTTTGGATCTCTACCGCAATCCCTGACGTTATCTGTTACCAAAGCTCCAACTTTG AGATGCTGCAGACCAACTACTTCTGTATCTCTTCATGAAACTCAGATACCCAATTCAAGTTTATGTG GTAATGGTACCCCTACGGCAGTAACTGAGCGTAGGAAAGTTGTGATCTCAACTATTGGACTACTTGCGGGATACTGGTGGAAAGCTTCAATCGATGGGATAGCCATGGCATCTGAATTTGCTGACA TGCCTGCAATTAGGGGAAAGGACTATGGCAAGACTAAAATGCGGTATCCAGACTACACAGAGACAGAATCAGGTCTTCAGTATAAG GACTTGCGAGCTGGAAATGGCCCCTCACCAAAGATGGGAGAGACTGTAGTG GTTGATTGGGATGGTTACACCATAGGATACTATGGCCGCATATTTGAAGCCCGAAATAAGACAAAGGGTGGTTCCTTTGAG GGTGATGACAAGGACTTCTTCAAATTTAGAGTAGGATCTCATGAG GTGATACCAGCTTTTGAGGAAGCTGTTTCAGGCATGGCTCTGGGTGGCATTAGAAG GATAATAGTGCCGCCGGAACTAGGATATCCTGAGAATGATTACAACAAGAGCGGCCCAAGACCAACAACATTTTCG GGCCAACGAGCTTTGGATTTTGTACTGAGGAACCAAGGGCTGATAGACAAGACTCTTTTGTTTGATATTGAACTCCTGAAAATCATATCAAACTGA
- the LOC133863684 gene encoding uncharacterized protein LOC133863684 — translation MATVSRLSTPSPAAHASSTIKPRSSQPKILLGFYSGSSFNAKVSSSKLALRSNHARSGPLVVRCSTVVGNGVPAKRTVLHDLYEKEGQSPWYDNLCRPVTDLLPLIASGVRGVTSNPAIFQKAISSSNAYNDQFRELVQSGKGIEDAYWELVVKDIQDACKLFESVYDQTDGGDGYVSVEVSPRLADDTKGTVEAAKWLHKVVDRRNVYIKIPATAACVPSIKDVISLGISVNVTLIFSLSRYEAVIDAYLDGLEASGLSDLSKVTSVASFFVSRVDTLVDKKLEKIGSPEALDLRGKAAVAQAALAYKLYQKKFSGPRWEALVKKGAKKQRLLWASTSVKNPAYPDTLYVAPLIGPDTVSTMPDQALQAFIDRGSVSRTIDSNVSEAEGVYNALEKLGVDWSDVGYQLELEGVDSFKKSFDSLLDTLQEKANSLKLVSL, via the exons ATGGCTACCGTGTCCAGACTCTCGACTCCGAGCCCTGCCGCTCATGCGTCGTCTACGATCAAACCCAGATCTTCACAGCCCAAGATTCTGCTCGGTTTCTACAGTGGAAGCAGTTTCAACGCCAAGGTTTCATCTTCCAAATTAGCCCTGCGGAGTAACCATGCTAGGAGTGGCCCTTTGGT TGTCAGATGTTCCACAGTTGTTGGAAATGGAGTTCCAGCAAAGCGAACAGTTCTTCATGATCTCTATGAGAAGGAAGGGCAGAGTCCATGGTATGATAACCTCTGCCGACCTGTTACGGATCTGCTTCCTCTGATTGCAAGTGGCGTTAGAGGTGTAACAAGCAACCCAGCG ATCTTCCAGAAAGCAATATCATCTTCAAATGCTTACAATGACCAGTTCAG GGAACTTGTTCAATCAGGGAAAGGCATTGAAGATGCATACTGGGAGCTTGTGGTGAAGGACATTCAAGATGCGTGCAAACTTTTTGAATCAGTCTATGATCAAACAGATGGTGGTGATGGCTATGTTTCTGTTGAAGTGTCCCCCAGACTTGCTGATGACACTAAAGGGACTGTAGAGGCTGCAAAATGGCTCCATAAAGTGGTTGATCGCCGTAATGTTTACATAAAGATTCCTGCTACAGCTGCATGCGTCCCTTCAATTAAGGATGTTATTTCACTTGGCATAAGCGTCAATGTGACA CTCATATTCTCTCTTTCTAGATATGAAGCAGTCATTGATGCTTACTTGGATGGCCTTGAAGCTTCTGGGTTAAGTGACCTCTCCAAGGTTACAAGTGTTGCTTCCTTCTTTGTCAGTCGGGTAGACACTCTCGTTGACAAGAAGCTTGAGAAGATTGGAAGCCCAGAGGCCCTTGATCTTCGAGGAAAG GCTGCAGTCGCTCAAGCTGCATTGGCATACAAGCTGTACCAGAAGAAATTCTCTGGTCCAAGATGGGAAGCTCTGGTGAAAAAGGGTGCCAAGAAGCAGAGGTTGCTGTGGGCCTCAACCAGTGTTAAGAATCCTGCCTACCCTGACACCTTATATGTTGCTCCTCTCATTGGACCTGATACG GTTTCAACCATGCCTGACCAAGCTCTTCAAGCATTTATTGATCGCGGTTCTGTTTCGAGGACGATTGATTCGAATGTATCTGAAGCTGAAGGCGTTTACAATGCTCTTGAGAAGTTGGGCGTTGACTGGAGTGACGTTGGCTACCAGCTCGAACTTGAAGGTGTGGATTCTTTCAAGAAAAGCTTTGACAGCCTGCTCGATACCCTGCAAGAGAAGGCAAACTCTCTTAAATTAGTCAGCCTGTGA